A part of Heliangelus exortis chromosome 3, bHelExo1.hap1, whole genome shotgun sequence genomic DNA contains:
- the LOC139793872 gene encoding uncharacterized protein isoform X9: MHRSIPGLNSQDFPSAGATSTCSVNTSRNGGSPTALGSLSQCLASLSKLEKGEKMLSYCLAWEPHPGQERGSPSPRLAPSLPRRSRRRSRGSLTGALELCVTEQEALKQWLCGELQAQVIAEKTGVKPVDTLLFLLEEFIAPVLSAAQLAFIRKTKYFLFMHQKRVIIGFKEL; encoded by the exons gtgccacatctacatgttcTGTGAACACCTCGAGGAATGGTGGCtcccccactgccctgggcagcctgtcccaatGCTTGGCCTCTCTTTCAAAGctggagaaaggggagaagatGCTCAGCTATTGCCTGGCCTGGGAGCCTCACCCTGGGCAAG AACGGGGCTCGCCAAGCCCGAGGCTGGCGCCGTCCCTGCCGCGGAGGAGCCGCCGGAGGAGCCGAG GCTCACTCACTGGAGCTTTGGAACTGTGTGTGACTGAGCAAGAGGCACTAAAGCAGTGGTTGTGTGGAGAACTCCAGGCACAGGTGATTGCAGAGAAGACAGGAGTCAAGCCTGTTGATACTCTGCT GTTCTTGCTGGAGGAATTCATTGCACCTGTCCTGTCAGCAGCACAACTCGCCttcatcagaaaaacaaagtattttctgtttatgcATCAGAAACGAGTAATAATCGGTTTCAAGGAACTGTAG